A single genomic interval of Armigeres subalbatus isolate Guangzhou_Male chromosome 1, GZ_Asu_2, whole genome shotgun sequence harbors:
- the LOC134226155 gene encoding uncharacterized protein LOC134226155 — MMKYFNLINVTYLWTLCYSIIEHPHNTMNAFVSIFSVLLLYHFFGRQPPLRVTFERLQQLSGADVANFTGLRLYGTNDSTQFLNGSWQLLQDLDNNWIHLVRLWYQSPTTATDGTFYPVQMADRSIRVCDYLNSELYRSWWARNRYAVNYPEPQPGRWICPFATGTYHARWIVLEKGILPWVTKIGLYRMEFCLANNGIVRMVHALYVRVHP; from the exons ATGATGAAGTATTTTAATCTAATAAACGTGACTTATTTGTGGACGTTGTGTTATTCCATCATTGAACACCCTCACAACACCATGAACG CGTTCGTTTCCATTTTCAGCGTATTACTTCTCTACCACTTTTTCGGTCGTCAACCTCCGCTTCGTGTAACATTTGAACGACTTCAACAGCTTTCCGGGGCAGATGTGGCCAACTTTACCGGTTTGCGGCTTTACGGAACCAACGATTCCACCCAGTTTTTGAACGGATCGTGGCAGCTTCTTCAAGATCTGGACAACAATTGGATACACCTGGTTCGATTATGGTACCAATCGCCGACAACGGCTACCGATGGAACATTCTATCCGGTTCAGATGGCTGATCGGTCGATACGGGTGTGCGACTACCTGAACAGTGAGCTTTATCGCTCGTGGTGGGCACGTAATCGTTATGCAGTGAATTATCCGGAACCACAACCCGGACGTTGGATCTGTCCGTTTGCCACGGGGACATACCATGCACGTTGGATTGTTCTTGAAAAGGGAATTCTGCCGTGGGTTACCAAGATAGGACTGTACCGAATGGAGTTCTGTTTGGCTAATAATGGAATAGTTCGGATGGTGCATGCGCTGTATGTTAGGGTGCATCCATAG
- the LOC134226138 gene encoding ecdysteroid-regulated 16 kDa protein: protein MKSILVTVLALNCLYLYAEATDVKACPSKKSMIPISENTVDISNCVKGPCKLKRKTNISINQKFTPSEDIKSLTTTVFAEVLSLPLPFVGVDGTSACDFIFAEDGETKLGCPLKAGVPVVYKRSFPILEIYPKMSLTVHWELQGRGSKSITCFEVPAKIV from the exons ATGAAATCGATTCTGGTTACCGTTCTGGCGCTGAACTGCCTCTATCTGTATGCCGAGGCGACGGACGTGAAGGCGTgtccat CTAAAAAATCTATGATTCCAATCAGCGAGAACACGGTTGACATCAGCAACTGCGTGAAAGGTCCATGCAAACTGAAGCGCAAAACGAACATATCCATCAACCAGAAATTCACACCAT CGGAGGACATCAAATCGCTGACGACGACCGTGTTCGCGGAGGTGCTCTCCCTGCCGCTTCCGTTCGTTGGCGTTGACGGAACCAGCGCGTGCGATTTCATCTTTGCCGAAGACGGCGAAACCAAGCTGGGCTGCCCGCTGAAGGCCGGCGTCCCGGTGGTGTACAAGCGGTCGTTCCCCATATTGGAGATCTACCCGAAGATGAGTCTCACTGTGCACTGGGAGCTGCAGGGTCGTGGCTCCAAGTCGATCACCTGCTTCGAAGTGCCGGCCAAGATCGTCTAA
- the LOC134205360 gene encoding uncharacterized protein LOC134205360, with amino-acid sequence MCRITSRMPLKIIFPYLLLVLWTGTSMAAFDVMFEKIEQINGSDTVSVKQMRVRKFNRTISVLDGIMDLKVLADDNYEITIKAAYSSKGNNQFNQYPMKIAPTKICEFVNNDYSEYYPFFEESTNFPKVGECPIEPQEFYVKNMVLNSNTFPPYLPKGLWRLSIIVQTVGGENILSWIHVYFKLEDAGVF; translated from the exons ATGTGTCGGATAACTTCTAGAATGCCATTGAAAATCATTTTCCCCTATTTGCTATTGGTGCTATGGACCGGTACATCTATGGCCGCATTCGATGTTATGTtcgaaaaaattgaacaaatcaaCGGATCCGATACGGTCAGCGTGAAGCAGATGCGTGTCCGAAAGTTCAATCGAACGATCTCCGTGCTGGATGGAATCATGGATCTTAAGGTTTTGGCTGACGATAACTACGAG ATAACCATTAAGGCAGCCTACAGCTCCAAAGGAAACAACCAGTTCAATCAGTATCCGATGAAGATTGCTCCGACTAAAATTTGCGAGTTCGTAAATAATGATTATAGCGAGTATTATCCATTCTTCGAGGAATCTACCAACTTTCCCAAGGTGGGAGAATGTCCGATTGAGCCGCAAgaattttacgtcaaaaatatggTACTGAACTCGAACACCTTCCCTCCATatttgccgaaagggttgtGGCGACTGTCCATAATTGTGCAGACAGTTGGCGGAGAGAATATTTTGTCCTGGATACATGTGTACTTCAAGTTGGAGGATGCTGGTGTTTTTTGA